A region from the Aegilops tauschii subsp. strangulata cultivar AL8/78 chromosome 5, Aet v6.0, whole genome shotgun sequence genome encodes:
- the LOC109749948 gene encoding large ribosomal subunit protein uL22z: MLLYKWPLPPTFPTPRSRRRRCLVYRAAAAMVKYSTDPANPTKSAKAMGRDLRVHFKNTRETAFALRKMSLNKAKRYLEDVLAHKQAIPFRRYCRGVGRTAQVKNRQPNGQGRWPAKSAKFVLDLLKNAESNAEVKGLDVDALYISHIQVNQAQKQRRRTYRAHGRINPYMSNPCHIELILSEKEEPVKKEAESQIARKA, from the exons ATGCTCCTATATAAATGGCCGCTTCCCCCAACCTTCCCAACCCCTCgctctcgccgccgccgctgccttgTCTACCGCGCCGCCGCAGCCATG GTGAAGTACTCAACGGATCCCGCCAATCCCACCAAGT CCGCCAAGGCCATGGGCCGGGACCTGCGTGTGCATTTCAAG AACACGAGGGAAACAGCGTTTGCCCTGAGGAAGATGTCATTGAACAAAGCCAAGAGGTACCTTGAGGATGTGTTGGCACACAAGCAAGCTATCCCCTTCCGGAGGTACTGCCGTGGTGTTGGGCGTACAGCCCAGGTTAAGAACCGCCAGCCAAATGGTCAGGGACGCTGGCCTGCCAAGTCTGCTAAGTTCGTTCTGGATCTTCTTAAGAACGCAGAGAGCAATGCTGAG GTGAAAGGTCTTGATGTCGATGCTCTCTACATTTCACACATCCAAGTGAACCAGGCCCAGAAGCAGCGGCGCCGGACCTACCGTGCCCATGGACGCATCAACC CCTACATGTCCAACCCTTGCCACATCGAGCTGATCTTGTCGGAGAAGGAAGAGCCGGTGAAGAAGGAG GCTGAGTCCCAGATCGCCAGGAAGGCCTAG